The Trichosurus vulpecula isolate mTriVul1 chromosome 9, mTriVul1.pri, whole genome shotgun sequence region CTAACTTGGAGATTCTGGGCTTTCTAATCTCAAGAATCTGCCTCCCAGCCTCCGCTGGATCAGAAATTTTTCCAGGCCTAGGGAATCTCCCCAGCATCCCCCTCCCTAAATCCTCCCTGTATACAGTGAGAGCTCAGACCAGGATTAGAGCTAATGCGGTTCTCATCAGCTGCTGGGAGACACTATGGTAAGGTGTATCCAGAGAGCCAGGAGATGCTCTCCCTGCTCTGCTCTTActatggtatgatggaaagactATAGAGGCTATAGagttagaggacttgggttcaaatcctgcctttgttgcttatgacctgtgtgaccttgaacaaatcacttccattgtctagatttcagtttccttacctgtagatTAAGTAAGCTCACATGGACGTCCTCTAGAGTCCCTTCCAGAgtcaaatctatgattctatgattctgtctaTAACATGGGCTATGGGACAAACTGCCTGACCATTCCAGGCCTCAGTAtccccctctgtaaaattagggtgtTTGACTAGAAGGATCACTGAAGGCTCTCCCGATGATAAATGTGACCGGGTTGTGGCCCCCACTCTGCCACCAAACCCCCGTCTGAACTTCGCCAAGTTCTTTCTGGTGCTCcatctcatctctacttccttctAAGATGGGGTGCTGGCTTAGATTAGGGGGCTCTTAATCTGGGGggcatgaatttttttaaaaaatattttgataactgtgtttttaatataattggtttcactTGTAATCCTGTTTTTCTAAATGCACCTGAAGAAGAAATGCATAGACTTGACTAAATTGTTAAAAGAGTCCATGACatgaaaaaaggttaaaaacctttgaactggatgatctctaagctctttTCTCAAATCAGGtcggcaaacatttattaagaattgtgaggtggctaggtggtgcggtggatagagcccCGAACCCAGAGTCGGGGAGATGCGATCCCAGTCCCAGCCGAGGACGTTTATGAGCAATGTGAGcagatcatttaacttctgctggcctcagtttctccatctgtaaaatggggattataatagaccctacctcccatggttgttgtgagagtaaaatgagatatgtgtaatgcactttgtaaaccttaaagaatgtgtgtgtatgtgtgtatgtgtatatagatatatatgtatatatatgcacacacacatgttactatgaagtgtctactatgtggcaggcactgtgccaagcagtgggaatacaaagaagacagaaaacacTCTtttctctcaaagaactcacagtctaatgggggaaacaacataaaaACTATCAACGGACAAACAAGATATcagtgtatatgtacatgtgtttatgtgtatacatgtatataaacacacacatatatgcatgtgtgtatatacacaaatatatacatacacatgtgcacacacacatatatacacacaacacacacatatattacatatatatatacatatatgtatatataatacattggATAATCAACCCATTGAAGgccctagcattaagggggatcaggaaagtctttttCTAGGTTTAACATTTTGGATTTCAAGGCCCTTCTGGCCTTGATTCTTCTAGGTGactttttctgttttactctctatGATCCTGTCCTCCTCTGACCTCCTGAGTTCGAAGGTTCTAACCTTAActttttttgtcctttatttctcctctctccctcctcctcgcCGAGGCCAGGGAGCTTGCCCCAAAGCCAACCATTCCATGGACCTAAGGCAGGTGGAAGAAGCTGGTTCTGCCCAAGGCCATATTAATGACCCACAGCCTTAGGGCAGGGCCTCAACCAAGAACACAGTGAGTCAACTGGTCTAACAGCATTCCACCTTCCCCATGGATAAAAACCTAGGGCCTGCAAGCTGGGCCACACACTCAGTCTTTCTCTCTGGAACGCACAGCTCCTATCATCCTGGTCCCAGGGCCCTGAGCCCTCCTTCCTCACTCACCATGGGATATTTCAGCTATGGCTGGAGCTGGTTCAGGTTCTTGGCCTACCTGCTGCCCCTGGCCCATTCAGGTGAGTCATTAAGTTGAATTGCCTTGGCTGGCCTTGCCACTTATCTCTGACCTCTCCTATCTCCCCTCTTCTGCattgtgttttcctttttctcctagcTTCAGTTCCATAGCCTTCTACCTCTACATCCCATTCCTAGTTATCTCTCAGTTCCTTTTACTCTTCTCTTGCTCCCCCTCTTCTCTGctcctgttttctcttctcttttatttatcttattCTCTTTCCACTCAGGCGTCTGTTTTCATTCTTCTGTCTTTGCAGCTCAGTTTCTCATTGTTCTTAATTTTCTTGTACTTTCTAGCTCTAATTATGTCTTTTGGTGTGTGTGTTTGCAGCCTGGGACTAGGAATCAGAAGCCCCGGCTGCTGGTTGTGGCCCTGCCTTTGACAcaatgtgtgaccttgagtgagaCACTTCCCCTCCTTGGATCCCTTCCAACTGTGACATCTTATGAGTCAATGAATCTGTCCGTGTCTCTGGCCCTGTTGTGACCTTTTCTTAGTGTCTCTCTATCACGCCTTCTTCTGTTTTCACAGAGCTCCCACTCTCTTCTCTTGTCCCTGCCCCAACTTCCACACAAGACAGGGCAGAGATTCTGAAAAGGGGCATTGGGCAGGCACAGCCAGAGGGAACGGATTTGAAGCCTAGAGAGATACAGCACTCTTCCAGGGGAGGGCTCAGGTTGGGAGAAGCAGCATGGGGTGTTAAGGGAAATCTACACCGGAGACTCAGATGTGGGAGGAAGGTTATAAACCTTCCTCCTTACAATCTGATTCCCCTCGCATCCATCTCTGAATCCTTTCAGAGAGCCTACAATGGCAATCTGAACAATACATAGATGGGAAGTTCTGGTAGGCAGAGGGAGGACGGACAGAGGGCTGCTTGGAGGCACAGTCAAGGGTGTAGGAGAACGACAAGGGGATGTTCCTTTCAGCCTCTCGGCAATGACTCCCAAAGGATACCTACCCTTTGGGACCCAAGGGGCTTCTCAGAAAAGGGAGGAGCACGGGGATGATCAGGGCTTGCCTGGGTTTAGCCACTGGCCTCCTTCTATTCAACCATCCtgaccctttctttttttcccctactagTCACTCCAGAAGCTGCTGAGATGCCAGGTAAGTAAGAAATCCTGGGGCATCCCCATGAATGGGACGGACAGAAAGAGAATAAGTACTTACCTCGTagcttctatatgccaggcactgtgctaaactctatctgcatatattttaatttggtcctcacaacaattctgcaaGGTAGATGTTGTGATTATCccaattttgcagttgagaaaactgaggcaaacagaggttaagtgacttgcccagggtcacacagcgagtgtctaagaccagatttgaactcaggtcttcttgggtCCAGCGCtgtatccattgagccacctggcTTCTTCTAAGTGAGAGAAAGGGTCTGCATTACCGAATAGAGGAGATCAAGCAAAGCCAAGGGAGAAGGGTGGAGGATGGAGGTTAGGGAAGGGTGGCTAGTGAAGAGAAAGGAGTTctaacttcctcttttccctccagcCTGTGGGAAACCCCAGCAGCTAAACCGAATCGTAGGGGGTGAGAATGCCATGGACGCAGAATGGCCGTGGCTCGTCAGTATCCAGAAGAACGGGACCCACCACTGTGCTGGCTCCTTGATCACCAATAGATGGGTGGTCACAGCTGCCCACTGCTTCAAGGAGTAGGTTTTCCTGCtacccctctcctctcccagaaACCAGACGTCCTGTCTTCTAGATATCTCCTCTTCCTAatacattatcattattattataatagctagcatttttttttagtactttaagatttgtaaagggctttacaatttTACTTCATTCAAGTTGGTTCTCGTAACGACCCCTGGGAGTTAGATGCTATTgctgaggagttaaatgacttgtgtttgaggcaggatttgaattcaaatgcagTACACTATCCGCTATGCCATCTAGCTCTTTCATAGGTATCCTGGGCCCTAGACCCATCCCAGAACCCACCAACTGTGTTCCTCCATCTTCTCTCAGAACCCAAGAGTCTTGTCACCTAGACCTTCTTCCTGGAATCCAGACATCCTGTTTCCTGTGCCTTTTTGCCCTAGAACCCAAGTATCTTCTCTACTTGTTCTCCCTccctagagctagaaggcatcttcgaggtcatctggcccaattccctcattttacagatggagagctTGAGacacacaaaggttaagtgacttgcccaaagtcacgcagaTAGCAAGCAGCAGACTTGAGATAGGCTTGTGGCCTTCAACTCTAAATCCagggatttttttcattatactgCACGACTTCTCCTATGCCCTGGCATCCTGTCTCCCATATCTCTTTCCCCTAGGAACCActtttcttctccccatctccttccttAAAACCCAAGCATCTCGTGCCCCCAGATTTCTATCCTCCAAGAACATCCACATATACTGCTTCCATACGGGGTGGGTAAGGAGACACAGAGTAGCTACCTAGTCCAACTGGTACCTGACCCCAAATCCTCTCTACACCACTCTTGACCAGCAGGCATTCTGCTTTCTCTAGTGAGGAAGAACAGCCCTGAGGCAGCTTACTCTACTGTTGTAGAGCTTGAGTTTCTTGAAGGTCTTCCTTGTGttagtcctctctcatccttcCAAGAGTTAAGAATTTTGTCCTCCCATTCTCCTTCAGGACTCAGATGTCCTATCCCCAGACCTCTCTCCCCTCACCAAGAACCCAGGCATCCTGTCCCAAGCAGAACCCACCTTGCTAGTTCTGAACCAGTCATTTCTCTCTTTCCAGTTCCCTGGAGCCATCTCAATTTTCAGTGCTTCTGGGGGCCTGGCAGCTGGGAAACCCTGGCCATCGGGCCATACGAGTGGGCATGGCTTGGGTACTGCCCCATCCTAAATACATCTGGAAGGAGAGCAACCGGGGGGACATTGCCCTGGTACGCCTTGATCACTCCATCAAATTCTCTGAGCGTGTCCTGCCCATCTGTTTGCCTGACAGCACTGTGAAGCTCCTTCCTGGTACCCCTTGCTGGATTGCTGGCTGGGGAAGCATTGGAGATGGAGGTGAGAGCCCCCATGAAACACCCATGGTCActtaaagaaggagaaaagagaagcttCTATAAGGAGCTATGGATGCCTGGAGGCAGAGACAAACAGCAAACAGAGTGGGGAGAAGGTTTCAAAACTGCTCTTCCCTGCCTTGGTCCTACCATATCTGGAGTAGGGTTTAATTCTGGACTTTGTTATAAAAAGGACTTTGACAATCTGGAGCTTACCTGGGGAAGGGCAAATAGGAAGTCAAGGGTACTAGCAACCATGCATGGGAGTACTCAGGCAACTGGGAGTGTGTGAGAAGACTTGGGGAGAACATGATTGCTGTCCTCAAGTATCCTGAGGCCTGCCACATGGAAAAAAGATTTATACTCATTCTGCTTGGCCTTACAAAGCAGAACTGGGAACA contains the following coding sequences:
- the LOC118831939 gene encoding brain-specific serine protease 4-like, which encodes MDKNLGPASWATHSVFLSGTHSSYHPGPRALSPPSSLTMGYFSYGWSWFRFLAYLLPLAHSVTPEAAEMPACGKPQQLNRIVGGENAMDAEWPWLVSIQKNGTHHCAGSLITNRWVVTAAHCFKDSLEPSQFSVLLGAWQLGNPGHRAIRVGMAWVLPHPKYIWKESNRGDIALVRLDHSIKFSERVLPICLPDSTVKLLPGTPCWIAGWGSIGDGVVLPYPQTLQKLKVPIISSETCSRLYWQGAGQGVITSDMLCAGYLEGKKDACLGDSGGPLMCQVNGSWLLAGIISWGEGCAERNRPGVYISLTAHEAWIQRVVQGAQFRGWPRGDTNDFGLGGERGVRGYRLQSS